A region of Moorena producens PAL-8-15-08-1 DNA encodes the following proteins:
- the bioD gene encoding dethiobiotin synthase, with protein MNVLLITGTNTEIGKTVLTSVIAAYWQTYRPQESLGIFKPIQTGIGDREIYHQLFDLGQTLEEITPVEFKTPAAPPVAADLEGREVDLEKVWQGFVNLRSQRDVVLVEALGGLGSPVTHELIVADLARDWRLPTVLVAPVELGAIAQVVANVALARSSRVDLKGIVLNCVEPRTSQEINQLAPISLIETLTNVKVLGILPHLSDPMDYSKLAQVGSNLDVSGW; from the coding sequence TTGAACGTATTACTAATTACTGGCACCAATACAGAGATCGGCAAAACGGTTTTGACTTCTGTGATCGCTGCTTATTGGCAGACTTACCGTCCTCAAGAGAGTCTGGGGATATTCAAGCCGATTCAAACCGGAATTGGCGATCGCGAAATTTACCACCAACTATTTGACTTGGGTCAAACCCTGGAGGAGATTACACCCGTGGAGTTTAAAACCCCTGCAGCACCACCAGTTGCTGCAGATCTAGAAGGACGAGAGGTTGACCTCGAAAAGGTCTGGCAAGGCTTCGTTAATCTGCGCAGTCAGCGGGATGTGGTCTTGGTGGAAGCTTTGGGAGGACTAGGTTCACCAGTGACTCATGAACTGATTGTGGCAGATTTGGCAAGGGATTGGCGATTGCCAACGGTATTGGTTGCGCCGGTAGAATTAGGAGCGATCGCACAAGTGGTTGCTAATGTTGCCCTGGCACGCTCATCACGAGTTGACCTCAAAGGCATTGTCCTAAATTGCGTCGAACCTCGTACCTCCCAAGAAATTAATCAGTTGGCTCCGATTAGCTTAATCGAGACTCTAACCAATGTTAAGGTTTTGGGGATTTTACCTCATCTATCTGACCCAATGGACTACTCGAAACTTGCTCAAGTCGGTTCAAATTTGGATGTCAGTGGTTGGTGA